In one window of Pristiophorus japonicus isolate sPriJap1 chromosome 9, sPriJap1.hap1, whole genome shotgun sequence DNA:
- the LOC139273509 gene encoding zinc finger protein 774-like — protein MEKPWECGKGFRSLSELETHRCSHTRKRLFTCPVCGKGFPSSYTLLRHQRVHSDEKPFKCSDCGNSFKTSQELIQHQRVHIGERPFTCSVCGKGFTQLSNPIEHQRVHTGERPFTCSVCGKGFTCSSHLTDHKRVHTGERLFVCSVCGKGFMKSSHHLSHHHTHTDERPFTCSICRKGFTNSSDLLAHQRIHTGERPFTCSVCGKGFTQSSSLTTHQLVHTNKRPFKCSGCEKSFKGRNPLMMHQRIHML, from the coding sequence atggagaaaccgtgggaatgtgggaagggattcagatcactgtctgagctggaaactcatcgatgcagtcacaccaggaagaggctgttcacctgccccgtgtgtgggaagggattcccttcgtcatacaccctgctgagacaccagcgagttcactctgatGAGAAACCATTtaaatgctctgactgtgggaacagcTTTAAAACCTCTCAGGAACTAattcaacaccagcgagttcacatcggggagagaccgttcacctgttcagtgtgtgggaagggattcactcagttatccaatcccattgaacaccagcgagttcacactggggagaggccgttcacctgctccgtctgtgggaagggattcacttgttcatctcacCTTACTgatcacaagcgagttcacactggagagagactattcgtctgctctgtgtgtgggaaaggattcatgaaATCATCTCACCATCTGAGCCACCACCACACTCACACTGAtgaaaggccattcacctgctccatatgtaggaagggattcacaaaTTCATCCGACCTACTGGCTCACCAGCgtatccacactggggagaggccatttacctgctctgtgtgtgggaagggattcactcagtcatccagcctcactacacaccaacttgttcacaccaataagagaccatttaaatgttctggctgtgagaagagctttaaaggcAGAAATCCTCTGATGATGCACCAACGCATTCACATGCTGTGA